GCTGGCACTGGCGCTGGTGTGCGTCGGCATCATCGCCTACCTCGCCATCCGCTTCGAATGGCGCTTCGCGGTCTCCGCCGTGATTGCCAACATGCACGATGTGGTGATCATCCTGGGCTGCTTTGCGCTGTTCCAGTGGGAATTCTCGCTGACCGTGCTCGCCGGTATCCTCGCCGTGCTCGGCTATTCGGTGAACGAATCGGTGGTGGTGTTCGACCGGATCCGCGAAAATTTCCGCAAGCCCAATCTGCGCGGCAAGACCGTGCCGCAGGTGATCGACAATGCGATCACCGCGACGATGAGCCGGACCATCATCACCCACGGCTCGACCGAGGCGATGGTGCTGTCGATGCTGCTGTTCGGCGGCCCGGCACTGCATGGTTTCGCCATGGCACTGACCATCGGCATCGTGTTCGGCATCTATTCGTCGGTGCTGGTCGCGTCGCCCTTGCTGCTGATGTTCGGCGTCACCCGCGAGAACATGGTGAAGCCGGTGACGGTGAAGGAAGAAGCCGTCGTCTGATCGCCCGGTGGGCGGTCAATCCGGCAGACCGGCGGCTGAGCCGCCGGTTTTTGCTTGTGTCTGACCGTCATCGCCAACCATTAAGCTGCAACCTCCACTGCACCTGAGCCCAAGCCATGGATTTCAACCCGATTGATCTGTTCCTGCATCTCGACACCTACCTGGAAACCTTCGTGCGCGAGTACGGGGTCTGGGCCTATGCCGTGCTGTTCGCCGTGATCTTCTGTGAGACCGGCCTGGTGGTGATGCCGCTGCTGCCCGGTGATTCGCTGCTGTTCGTGGCCGGCATGCTGGCGGGGGGCGGGCTCTTCAACGTACACCTGCTGTGCCTGTTGCTGTTCATCGCTGCCGTCGCCGGGGATGCGCTCAACTAC
This region of Chitinolyticbacter meiyuanensis genomic DNA includes:
- the secF gene encoding protein translocase subunit SecF produces the protein MEFFRIKQDIPFMSYGKLTTAISLLTFIAAVFFLMTKSLNFGVEFTGGTVLELRYAQPADLNQVRSAVDNLKYGESQVQALGTTRDVMVRLPNIKTKSSAQLSNEVLTVLKQQRSDVELRKVEFIGPSVGEELVSHGLLALALVCVGIIAYLAIRFEWRFAVSAVIANMHDVVIILGCFALFQWEFSLTVLAGILAVLGYSVNESVVVFDRIRENFRKPNLRGKTVPQVIDNAITATMSRTIITHGSTEAMVLSMLLFGGPALHGFAMALTIGIVFGIYSSVLVASPLLLMFGVTRENMVKPVTVKEEAVV